A segment of the Candidatus Zixiibacteriota bacterium genome:
CGGCAGGACTCGAACCTGCTACCCTCTGCTTAGAAGGCAGATGCTCTATCCAGATGAGCTACGGGGGCATTAATAATTCAACAAAGGGAAATTAATAAATCACAAAGCGAAGTCAAGGGCAAATAAGGGGCAAAGGATTTGGGAAAAGAGCGGGTTAACGGACACGGACCGGCAGGATGACCATCGTTTTCCCTTCCCACCAAAGACTGCGCTGAAGCGAAAAAGCGGTTTGATTATGTAATAGCCCGTGATACCATGACTCCTGCTTGAAAACCAGTTTCCCGGCAAAGAAGGCAATGCTGGGGAAATCTTTCGAAGCCTGCAGGCAGAGATTCAAAGCCTCATCGGCGACATCGGTGCCGATCGACATACGATAAGTTGCCGGATAACCGAGATTATTGGCCAGCCGGACATATTTTTTCAGCGATTCCTCAATCCGCAGTTTTAATGTCTCGATCTGATCGGCCCCCTTCATCTCGCCCGAATCAACCACGCCCACGGAAATGAAGATTAGATTTTTATATTGCCGTGGAAAGGCACGGAAAATCGCGAGCAGGGTATGCACCCCCAGCCCGCTGTATCCGCCGACCAGAATTGCGGCGGTGTTGTCTTTGGAATTGGGTTCGGCGACCGGTGATTTTGGCTCGCCGGAGGGTAGATCGGCGAATATGGCGTTCAATTTCTCGAGGCGCACCCAGACGCCCTTGTAATGCGCATGAATGGCAAAACAGAGCAGTGCGACCGCCCCGGTGATTAATATCGTCATCCAGCCACCCTCGGTAAATTTTTCGGTCATGGTAATAATAAGAATTGTGGCGCAAAGCAAAAATGCCACCGTAAAAAGCGCCAATCGGCGTTTCCGGAAAGTTATCCCCTTGCGGCGATACCAGAGCCGCCACATCCCCAGCATAGAGAGGGAAAATGTCAGAAAGACATTGATGCTGTACATCACCACCAGGCTGTGGATATTTCCCCCGGTATAGAGAAGCACCGCCAGGGCGGCCAAACCCATGAGAACGATGCCGTTCATGGTGGTCAGGCGTTCGGATAGAGCCGAAAGGCGATGCGGCACCCAGGAATCGACAGCCATATTGGCCAGCACCCGGGGACCATCCAGAAATCCGGCCTGTGCCCCGACAATCAGTATGGCTCCGGCGGCCACCATGGTCGTGACAACAAAGATCTGGCCGAGGGGCGAACCTCCGGCGACGCGGTTGGCCAGCACAGCGTTCAATGTCTTGCCCGGCTCCGGGGTGATATTCCAGAGAAGATAGCAGACCAGAAGCCCGGCGGCCGTGAGCGAGAGCGAAACGGCCATATAAAGCATGGTTTTCCGGGCGGTATGAACGCGCGGCTCGCGCATAATCGGCATGCCGTTGGAGACCGCCTCGAGACCGGTGTAGGTGCCCCCCCCCAATGAATAAGCATAGATGAATATGGAGAGGATTCCACCCAATCCCAGAGTAGAGTAATCGGTCCTGAAACCGTCAGAAGCACTCTGGACAATGGCCGGGACATTATCGGCGTGAGATATGATGCCGATGCCTATAAGGAGGGCATGAGTTATCAGGAAGAGAAAGAAGATCGGCGCCAGGGTCAGCACCGATTCTTTCACGCCGCGGATATTGAGGATGGTCAAAGCAATGATCAGAAAAATGAGGACCGGCATTCTGGCCGCGTGCCATTCCAGAGGAAGGGTGCTGAATAGCGCATCGCCGGCGGCCGTGATAGAAACTGCAATAGTCAGGACATAATCGACAAGGAGGGCGCATCCGGATACGACGCCAAGGCGTTTCCCAAGCAGTTTGGAAGCGACCAGGTATCCGCCACCCCCGCTGGGGAATTCCTCGATAATGCGGCTGTAGCCAAGGGCGATGATGATAACGGTCAGAGCGGTCCCGAGCGCGAGACCAAAAGCCAGATATGTATGTTGTCCCAGAGCGCGGAAAGCCTCCTCCGGCCCATAAGATGAAGAAGAAAGCCCATCAGCGCCAAGCCCAACCCAAGCGAGTATCGGTATCAACGATAGACGATGGAAAATGGAGGTTTCCGCGAGATCGCGCGGCTTGCCGAAAAGGAGCCTTTTTAGCCCGGTCCAAAAACTGCTTCTTTCATCATCAGATGGGGGAAAATCAGAATTGGGTGATTCCATAGTTTTATATCCGGCTCATGGATAAATAGCGAGATCTAGAAAATCGATTCCATAAATTTCAGACAAAGATATATGGAAGTAAAAACAATGGCAATCGAAATCTGGAAGGTTGCCGGAGGTGATTTTTCACTCGGCCGATGGTTATGAATCTGCGAAAATCGCCGGTCGTCGGGCAGAATCTATTGCCGTCCGGCGCCAAAAATATTAAATTTCGGTGTGAGCCAAAAGACAACCAGTTGTACAGGCATCCTTGAATGGGCATATGCTCGAAGATTGGCACGCTCGGCGAAAATTTTGACTCTATCAAGAAAGCCCAAATGGGTGGTTCCTCCTGCGCTGGTGCTATTCATAATTGATGTAGCTCTCTTTCAGTTCCTGCTTTCCAGCAGGTATACGGTAAATCTGTCACATGTTTTGAGTCTTCTGATGGCGGCTTTCCTGTCACATTCGCTCTATTGGCTGCGTTACTCTCCAAAGACAGAAATTGCGTGGCAGCCGGCGGTGTGGTGGCGACTTCTGGTCTACGTTGCAGTCGTGCTGATGGCGCTGTTTCTGCGCGGGGGGATACTAACATTGGCCATCGACCATTGGGGAATGGCACCCCGCCTGGCCATAATATTTGCGGCTGCGGCCTCTTCCCTGACCATTCATATTGGAGTGAGTCTATTTTTCAGTCCCGCATTGTCAGAAAGAGCTTTCGCGAGACGTTACTGGCGGCTGGCTTCTTTGAGCCTGATCGTCTATCTGCTCATTTTGCGCATGGTTTATATTGGGCTGCCCGAACTCATGCCGATGGAAGCCTATTACTGGAATTATTCTCAGCATCCGGCGCTCGGGTATCTTGACCATCCGCCGATGGTCGCCTGGATTATCAAAGCAGGGACATTAATCTTCGGCAACAATGAATTCTCGGTTCGTCTGGGAGCTTTGCTGTGCTGGTTTGTGACGGCAGGATTCAGTTTCTGCCTGTCCCGCGAGATGTTTGACCGAAAGACAGGCTTAAACACAATTCTGCTTGTCTCGGCTCTCCCTTTCTTTATCAGCATCGGCACTCTAATGACACCGGATGCCCCTTTAAGCGCCTGCTGGGCGGGAGCACTGTACTATCTTTATGGCGCCTTGATTAAAGAAAGGGAAAAAGCCTGGTGGGGCGTCGGACTTTTTATCGGCCTGGGAATGCTTTCCAAATACACGATGGCACTTCTGATACCGGCGGTTTTTCTGTACATTTTGATTGACTCACAGGCCAGGAAATGGCTTTACAGGCCCCAGCCGTATCTGGCTGCCCTGCTGGCCCTGATCATTTTTTCTCCGGTGATCGTCTGGAATGCGGAGAATAATTGGATATCTTTTGCCTTTCAGACAACGCGTCGTGTTGCCGGGAAAAGCTATTTTTCCCCGCATCTTATTCTAGGTTCGATCCTGGTTCTTCTGACTCCTACCGTCTTTCTGGCGGCCATCCCGGCCCTCTTTACTCGCAAGAATGAGGTTGCCAAGGGCAAATCAAAATCGTCGATGCCCCACCGACGGCAGCTTTTTGTCCTTATTTTCACACTGGCGCCCCTGGCCGTTTTCACCATTTTCAGTCTAACGCATCAGCCGAAACTGAATTGGACCGGTCCGGCCTGGCTGGCGCTACTGCCAGTGATAGCATATATGATGACAGGGCCGACGAGGAGCCACGGGCTATCTTTGATTTCAATTGTCCGGAGGATCTGGCTGCCGACAATCATCATGCTGGCCATAATCTATGGCGCGGCATGTCACTACTTGGCACCCGGCCTTCCAGGTATCCCATACCCCCATGAAATCACCAGTATCGCCGGATGGAAGGATCTGCAGAAAGAAGCAAATGAAATAAGGCGGAGTGTTTCACACAGCAGTTCAAAGCCGACGCTGGTCACCGGGCTGGATAAATACAATATTTCCAGTGAATTGGCGTTTTATGGTTATCCCGAAGGACCCGGGATTACTGTGGGGAGTCATCTTTTCGGACATGAGAGCCTGATGTATCGGTTATGGTTCCCCGATTCGTCGGTGCACGGGAGGACAATAATTATGTTTGCCGATGCTCCCAGCGGACTGAAGGCATCTCAGGTTACTGGCAGATTTAATGCCATGGATGAGGTCAGGGAATTTCCAATCAGGCTGAACGGAGTTTTTATCGGGAAGTATTATTATCGTATCGGTTATGGGTACAAGTCCGAAATATTGTCCAACCCGCCTTTGAAATCTCGTTGATCTGTTTCAAAATCAGACAGCCACTCCGCCGGAAAGCCCCAGAATTTTGACCGGGTCCTTTTCATAATTTAGTTCTATTTAATATTGCCCCAAGCATTTTAATCCATATATATTCCAAATGTGGAAGAGCAATTTATTGGAAGTTACCGAATTCTAAGGAAAATCGGCGCCGGAGGGATGGCCAAGGTTTATCTGGGGGTGCATCAGGATGTGCCCAATCTCAAGGTAGTTTTAAAAATCCTGAGTGATCCCCGGCTGGTGGAACGGTTCCGTCAGGAGGCCGATAAGCTGGCGCTTCTTGACGGTCACCCCAATATCTGCCGCATCAAACATTTCTTCAATCATGGTGATGATATTGTCATCGCCATGGAATATATCGAGGGTATTACTCTCGAAGAGAAAATTCATAATGAAGGTAAAATCCCGGTTGAGGAGGCGCTGAAAATAGCCTCGGAAGTCCTCGACATTCTTGAGTTCGCGCATCAGAAAGGAGTCTATCATCGCGATATCAAGCCGAGCAATATCATGATTGACATTACCGGACGGGTGAAGATTATTGATTTCGGCATCGCTAAGGCGAAGACCGACCCCAACCTGACCACGGCAGGAACTGCCTGCGGGACACCAGCTTATATGGCGCCGGAACAATTTGTGCCCACCGCCGACACCAATTATGCTATGGTGGATACTTATGCCGTCGGAACAACTCTATACTATATGCTGACCGGCGAGTTGCCATTCAAAGGAGATAATGAATTCGCTATCCGCGATGCCAAGCTGTTTACCGATCCCCCCAGGGCGCGCGAGTTGAATGCCGAAATCCCGCGGCGGGTTGATGATCTTGTTGTCCGCTCTATGAAAATGGAACCGGGAGATCGTTTTCAGACCGCTCTCGATATGCAGCAGAGGATTGATAATATCCGCAACGACTCCGATGTTACCGGGGCAGTCAAGGATGCCGCCGAAAATCATGCCCCAAAAAAGAAATCGGGCAGAATGCTCATAATCGTAATCGCTACAATAATTCTAGCTATTGCCGCGACCGCCATTTATAAATTTTTCCCTTCCCGGATCACAGAACCTGCTCCTACCATGCAAGAGGACACTCTGACGACTCCGGCAGAGAAACCTGATGATTCGCATAGCCCCATAACGGCTCAATTGACAGGCACGGTCGACATTTCGATTGCTCCCTATGGTGATATCTATCTTGACGGCACTTTCCAGAGTGGGAAAACCGATTTTGCCTCGTTGGTCGCCGACACTGGAAAACATATTATCAGAATTGAAAACAGAGAGGCCGTAAATCGGGTGATTACGGACACCGTGATCATAGAATCGGGCGAGACGGCGCGGAAACGGTACGATTTCAGAATGCCCGTTCCGAAACCAGAGACTCTCCCGACCCGGCAGGCAGCGGCTTATGGCACTTTGATTGTGGGCTCAAATCCCCGCGGGGCAGATATTTTTATTGACGGTGAACTCCAGGAGGATCGTCAGACAAACTATTCCTTTAATAAGACAAAACCGGGTGAGCACTTGGTAAAAGTGCAGTTGACCCAGGAGGGAAAACTGTTGACACGGGAGGAGCGCATCACGGTAGCGGCCGACAGTGTTTCCAAAGCCAATTTTGATTTCGAAAAATAGTCCTTTTATTCTAACGCCAATTGATATAGATTTTGTAATATAGCGAATATGAAAAATAATCAAAGGAGTCAGGATGAGTCCTGGAAGCAGAGCATTGAGATTGCTTCTCATATTGATTCTGGTCGCCGTCGGTACGACATTTTTATCACTGCCGACGCTTGCCCAGCCAGAGCCGACCACGGCCGAGAAGCTTGGTGAAGCCCTCAAATTCTATAGCGAACTGGATTTCGATAAGGGCCTTGCGGTCGCCAATGAACAGCTGGCGCGAAAAAATCTTTCCACAGAGGATAGCATTGCCATTTTTGAAGTGCTGAGTATTATCACTTACGCAAAAGGTGAAGAGTATCTTCAGAAATCGATCGACTACCTGGAAAAGATATCTCATATCGGCCCTTGTGTGATATCTCTTCCCCACGAAATTTGGCCCCGGCAGTTGCGCGATAAATGGTACGGTATTCTGAAAGGTAAGAACGCTCTGCTGTGTTCTGACCAATCCAAGCCGGGTGTCAAGACCATCGCTATCATGGAATTCGACAATTTCTCGGTTGGGAAATATCAGCAGGAACTCGGCTACTTGAGCAAGGGTCTGGCTGATTTCTTTGAACATGACTTTGCCAAAATCAGCGACCTGAAAGTGATCGAACGGGACAAAATCGATTTTGTTCTCAAGGAATTGGAACTGCAGAAATCGGATAAGGTCGATCAATCGACGGCAGTGCAGGTCGGGAAGATTCTCGGCGCACAGTATATGGTATTCGGCAGCATCACCCAGTTGGATGAGAAGAACACGCGCATGATTGTCCGGGCGGTGAAAGTGGAGACTTCGGAAATTGTGGCTTCGGTCGACAAGGAAGGTCGCCCGGAGTATTCCAAGCTGGAAAAAGAGTTGGTGGAGGAGTTGGCCAAGAAGCTTGATTTCCAAGTCAATGATCAGACCAAAAATCTGATTCTGGAGGGAGGTTCAGTCTCCACCGACGCGGTTACACTCTATTCGCAGGGGCTGGCTTTCATGGATAAGTATGATTACAAAACGGCTTATCAGTATTTCAAAAGAGCCTATGAACTTGATAATAAGTTTGTTGAGGCCCGCAGAAAGATGGAGATATACCGCCCACTGGCCGGGTAAGGAGATTAATCGACCGTATTGCTGAGAGGTGGATGTGATCAAGAAACTAATATTACCTGTCCTGCTTCTCCTGGCCGGATGCTCCCAAAATATGTACACTCAGGGAAGGAAGCTGGTTGAACAGGGTGAGTACGATCGGGCCATAGATGTTTTCTACAAAAATATCGCGGCTGATCCCAAGAGCGGAGAGACGTGGCGCGAATTGGGAATTGCTTTCTATAAAAAAGGGGATTTGATTAAAGCCGAGGATGCCCTCAAACAGGCAGGTAATATCCAACCCGACCCGATGGCCAGCCTGTACTCCGGCATGATATATGAAAAGCAGAACGAGTTCGATAAAGCCATTGATGCCTATACTTATTCGTTGAGCCTGGAGCCGGGGGGAAAGGTCAAGAATCTGATTCGGGCGCATCTGGATCGGCTGGTGACGGAGAAAGTGAAGAGGGAGGTATCGCAGGCGCTGAAGAATGAATCGAAAATTGATGCCAGTACTATTCCTTCCAATACCATTGCGGTGGTGAATTTCGATGGTTCCCATCTGCCGCCCGAGATGGCCCCGATTGGTGAGGGACTGGCAGAGTTCACGGCCGCCGATCTGACCAAAGTCAAATCGCTGCAAGTAGTCGACCGTGTGAAAATCGATGCCATAATGAACGAGCTTAAGCTGAGTTCATCACAATATGCCGACCCGGCCACCGCCCCGAGGATGGGCAGGCTTTTGGGGAGTCGTAATATTATCACCGGAACATTGCTCGGCGTAGGCGACAAGGGAATTCGCCTTGATGGCGCCGTCGTCAATACAACTGACGGTTCCGCCAGAGTAACACCGGCGGTCGAAGGGGATATGGCGGAATTCTTCAAGGTACAGAAGCAATTTGTTTTCAAGGTCATTGACGATATGGGTATCACCCTTTCGCCTGAGGAACGCGATGCCATTCAAAAAGTTCCAACCGAATCATACCTGGCTTTCATGGCTTATTGCCGGGGTTTGAACTACCGCAGTCGAGGGCTGGATGGTCAGGCACGGCAGGAATTCCAGGAAGCGGCCAGTCTCGATAAAGGTTTTACGGCGGCCAAGGAACAATTCCAGACTCTCTCGCTGGCGCCTTCTTTGACAGGCGGTGTCGGTCAGGCAGTTGAACAGTTTGAGTCGGTGGTTACATCGGAAGCGGTACAGGAGCAGTTAACCACCGAATTGGGCCAGCGCCTGACAGATATTGTCCTCAATTCCGGATTTATTCCCAGCTTTGGGGCGAGACGGTCCGATTTAATGCCGCCGATAATCGGGACCACGGGAGCCGTTTTAATCGTGGGGGATCTCGATGGAAAATAGATACAAGCTTACCGCGTTGCTGGCTTTCGCGGCAATAATAGCAGTCGCCTGCCCGGCCTGTGGCCAGATTGTCTACGGTCAGCCGACGACAGGAAATCTTCAGTTCATATACAATAACTGGACACTGAAAAAAAGCTTGGTTGAGGTTGGCATCAGTCAGACGACTGTGCCGCTGAGCGGTTTTGTGCCACTGGGGGAGAATCTCGAAGCGGAATTCTATGTCGCCACTTCGTCAAACAGCCTTGACCTGAGCCTGGTCGAATTGAATCTTTCCGGTCTGAGCGACTTCCGGCTGCAAATAAACCGTTCTTTCGCGAACGATGCTCTTCTGCTTAGCGGGGGAGTGAATCTCCCCACGGGGAAGAAGAACCTGGACCTTTCCGCCGAATGGCTGGTGCTCCAGTATCTCTCACAGAATTACCTCAACTTTCCTACGATCCGTCTGGGTGAAGGATTTGGATTCAACCTTCTTTTCGGCGGCGCCGCTATGCTCGGCTCGGTCAGATGCGGCGCAGGTGTGATGTACCAGTACAATGGAACCTACAAACCGTATGCGGATGCCGGTGATTACAATCCGGGCGATTTACTCAGCATGAATGCCGGAGGTGATTTGCAGAAGGGACTTTCCAGCTTATCAGGTGATATTATCTACAATGTCTATACCGCCGACCGACTGGACAGCAAGAAAATATTCCGTCAGAGCCCGGATGCCGATTTGCGGCTGGGCTGGATATATGATAACAGGGCCTATGCTATCAATGCCGGATTCCGGTATCAGATACGGGGCCGCAACACCCGCTATGACGAGGGTGATGAAATTCTGGAACAACTTAAATTGTACGGCAATGAATTCTCGGCGGGCGGGTCAGTTATATGGAATATCAAAAAAGATTGGTCGGTTGCCCCATCGCTGGAGATACGGCTTATTGCCGGTAATGAGCAAGTCTTCGGCAGTTCCAAAATATTCGGTTTCGGCGGAACGCTGGGAAGAAAACTCGGGAAAAACGCCGACTTTGTTTTCGGTTATAAATATTTTACCGGAAGCACTGACGGCGGCAATATTGATCTCTCCGGTTTTCAGCTGACCGGCGGCCTTAATATCGGAATTTAGAAAGGGGAAAGAGCATGAATAAGAGACAAATCAGATACCTTCTCCCCGGCTTGGTCATCGGGTTTATCATCAATATAATAGTCGGTTGTGCCGAGAAGATTATCGACAATGGGCGTAGCGGACAGGAAGTACAGGTAGTGCTAAAATGGGCTTCGAATGACGAGGCCTCAACATCCCGACCTACTCTCCTTACTGTCACAGCACCGGATATCTCCACACCGATCATCGACACACTGATTGACGACGGGAATTTCATATCGGGAACATTGCTTGTTCCGGCGGGGCGCGACCGGAAATTTCTGCTCGAGGTAATCGTACCTTATCCGGGCAATGTGGCGGCGCAAGTAGTAATCTACCGCGGGGAGACAATCACCGACATCATCCCCGGCACTGTTAATAAAGTAGATATAGTTCTTTCTCCCTTCGCACCGATGCTCAGACTGACTCCGCGCTTTGCCAGAACCCTACTTGGTCAGACAATCGCTCTTGACATCAAGGTATATCATCTGGACAGCCTGAGATCAATCAACATCAGCCTCAATATCGATCCACCGAACACCTATTTTGATTCCATTGCCAGAGGTTCAGGGTATTTCGACGATTCCGAATTTACTTATTGGAGGGAGGGGTCGGCGGCTGGGTTGAGTATCAGCAGGCGCAACAGTCCTGACCTGCCCATTGTCGATCACAACGGTTACGCCACTCTGGCAACCGCCTATATCCGGAGTTTAGCCATTGACACCGGGAAGATCATCGATACAAACTGGATTTATATTAACGGATATAATATTATCAAGACCAGCGGCGATACCATTAACCAGTTTTACACCGAGGGGACTACGGTTGAGATATACCCCAATATTATCGGCCGGAGATGACAGGAGGGCGACGATTTCGACTGGAAAGCAGACGAAAGAGGGTTGCCTGGCCGAAGGCAACCCTCTTTTAATATTCCCAAGTTCTGCTAAAAGACTATTTGCTTTCCAATATAATTGGCTCGGCGATGGTCGCGGTATAGGTTGAATCAGTATTAATCATGGCTTCAGTGCCTTTGATGAAAAGACCAGCGATGAACAGGTAAGACAGAAACTTCTTCCCCTTACCCTTGCTTTCGATAGTGCCGACTAGCTTTATCTTGTTTCCGTCCGGAGAAATATAGTCACCCTTTAGCTCCAAATCGGTGATCTCAATTTTTATTTTTCCCGGCTTGCCGGGTTTGGAGGCCTTTTCCACCTCCACGACAGTGGCGGTTCCCGGAGCATCATTTTC
Coding sequences within it:
- a CDS encoding tetratricopeptide repeat protein yields the protein MIKKLILPVLLLLAGCSQNMYTQGRKLVEQGEYDRAIDVFYKNIAADPKSGETWRELGIAFYKKGDLIKAEDALKQAGNIQPDPMASLYSGMIYEKQNEFDKAIDAYTYSLSLEPGGKVKNLIRAHLDRLVTEKVKREVSQALKNESKIDASTIPSNTIAVVNFDGSHLPPEMAPIGEGLAEFTAADLTKVKSLQVVDRVKIDAIMNELKLSSSQYADPATAPRMGRLLGSRNIITGTLLGVGDKGIRLDGAVVNTTDGSARVTPAVEGDMAEFFKVQKQFVFKVIDDMGITLSPEERDAIQKVPTESYLAFMAYCRGLNYRSRGLDGQARQEFQEAASLDKGFTAAKEQFQTLSLAPSLTGGVGQAVEQFESVVTSEAVQEQLTTELGQRLTDIVLNSGFIPSFGARRSDLMPPIIGTTGAVLIVGDLDGK
- a CDS encoding serine/threonine protein kinase — translated: MEEQFIGSYRILRKIGAGGMAKVYLGVHQDVPNLKVVLKILSDPRLVERFRQEADKLALLDGHPNICRIKHFFNHGDDIVIAMEYIEGITLEEKIHNEGKIPVEEALKIASEVLDILEFAHQKGVYHRDIKPSNIMIDITGRVKIIDFGIAKAKTDPNLTTAGTACGTPAYMAPEQFVPTADTNYAMVDTYAVGTTLYYMLTGELPFKGDNEFAIRDAKLFTDPPRARELNAEIPRRVDDLVVRSMKMEPGDRFQTALDMQQRIDNIRNDSDVTGAVKDAAENHAPKKKSGRMLIIVIATIILAIAATAIYKFFPSRITEPAPTMQEDTLTTPAEKPDDSHSPITAQLTGTVDISIAPYGDIYLDGTFQSGKTDFASLVADTGKHIIRIENREAVNRVITDTVIIESGETARKRYDFRMPVPKPETLPTRQAAAYGTLIVGSNPRGADIFIDGELQEDRQTNYSFNKTKPGEHLVKVQLTQEGKLLTREERITVAADSVSKANFDFEK
- a CDS encoding glycosyltransferase family 39 protein; its protein translation is MTLSRKPKWVVPPALVLFIIDVALFQFLLSSRYTVNLSHVLSLLMAAFLSHSLYWLRYSPKTEIAWQPAVWWRLLVYVAVVLMALFLRGGILTLAIDHWGMAPRLAIIFAAAASSLTIHIGVSLFFSPALSERAFARRYWRLASLSLIVYLLILRMVYIGLPELMPMEAYYWNYSQHPALGYLDHPPMVAWIIKAGTLIFGNNEFSVRLGALLCWFVTAGFSFCLSREMFDRKTGLNTILLVSALPFFISIGTLMTPDAPLSACWAGALYYLYGALIKEREKAWWGVGLFIGLGMLSKYTMALLIPAVFLYILIDSQARKWLYRPQPYLAALLALIIFSPVIVWNAENNWISFAFQTTRRVAGKSYFSPHLILGSILVLLTPTVFLAAIPALFTRKNEVAKGKSKSSMPHRRQLFVLIFTLAPLAVFTIFSLTHQPKLNWTGPAWLALLPVIAYMMTGPTRSHGLSLISIVRRIWLPTIIMLAIIYGAACHYLAPGLPGIPYPHEITSIAGWKDLQKEANEIRRSVSHSSSKPTLVTGLDKYNISSELAFYGYPEGPGITVGSHLFGHESLMYRLWFPDSSVHGRTIIMFADAPSGLKASQVTGRFNAMDEVREFPIRLNGVFIGKYYYRIGYGYKSEILSNPPLKSR
- a CDS encoding APC family permease, with the translated sequence MESPNSDFPPSDDERSSFWTGLKRLLFGKPRDLAETSIFHRLSLIPILAWVGLGADGLSSSSYGPEEAFRALGQHTYLAFGLALGTALTVIIIALGYSRIIEEFPSGGGGYLVASKLLGKRLGVVSGCALLVDYVLTIAVSITAAGDALFSTLPLEWHAARMPVLIFLIIALTILNIRGVKESVLTLAPIFFLFLITHALLIGIGIISHADNVPAIVQSASDGFRTDYSTLGLGGILSIFIYAYSLGGGTYTGLEAVSNGMPIMREPRVHTARKTMLYMAVSLSLTAAGLLVCYLLWNITPEPGKTLNAVLANRVAGGSPLGQIFVVTTMVAAGAILIVGAQAGFLDGPRVLANMAVDSWVPHRLSALSERLTTMNGIVLMGLAALAVLLYTGGNIHSLVVMYSINVFLTFSLSMLGMWRLWYRRKGITFRKRRLALFTVAFLLCATILIITMTEKFTEGGWMTILITGAVALLCFAIHAHYKGVWVRLEKLNAIFADLPSGEPKSPVAEPNSKDNTAAILVGGYSGLGVHTLLAIFRAFPRQYKNLIFISVGVVDSGEMKGADQIETLKLRIEESLKKYVRLANNLGYPATYRMSIGTDVADEALNLCLQASKDFPSIAFFAGKLVFKQESWYHGLLHNQTAFSLQRSLWWEGKTMVILPVRVR